The nucleotide window AGGTGAGTCGGATCATGCCCCCTGCTACTGAAACGCAAAAGCCCTTCTAATACGCTTGACAGCTAGGAGATTTGGACAACGTGGAAAGAGTGGAGGAACTTATGTTTGATAGTTCTTTTAACCGCTCCAGGGACTATTTTGTTGCCCTTCAAATACTCAGGATCATTGACGAGTGGTTGGATGAGGCTCACTCAACTTTCCAAGACATGTCGAAAAGCCCAATGATGGAAGATTCGAGGGTATATTTGGACAAAGCGATGAGATTCGTGGAAACTCATGCCAACGCTGTCCAGTATCGGGTTCGGGATAAAAAAGAGGAGATCAGCAGTCTTCGGGATGGTGTAGGTTCACATCAAGCGATACAGTTGAGCTACCAGCTAATCCCCTTTACATAGTTATTCAACGCCACGTCTCTTCGAGAATCAACCAAGGCTATGGCGCTAAACCAGGCAATCTATGTCTTTACCGTGGTGACGGTTCTTTTCACACCAGTCAGCTTCTTAGCGGTAAGCGACATCTCCCCCTGGCCCCAAATATAACAGCTAACAAAGAAGACTTTCTGGGCGTTGCCGTTCTTGAACAACCCGGCTGAGGGCACTGATATTGTCCCAGTGCCTGCAGCATTTCGCAATAGCTTCATTATCATGCCCATCCTAACTTATGCCCTGGTAATCGGTGTTGCATGGTTTGTCGGACAACGGAACACCGTCGATGCACTGTCAAATAAGTTGACAGGAAAGCTGTCGCGATCTACATGGAACTTGCTTTCGAAGAGGCCAAACAAAGATAACGGGAGATCTCCTTACCCTTAATTGGATTGCGGTAGGAACCTAAACTCCGCTGGGGTGAGAAATAGCATTAGGCTTCACAGAACGTATCGTTGTATCTCTTCTTATCCTTTACCTATCAACTTTTGCATAATATGTAGCCTGCGAAGTCGTACACCACTCTATCTAAATAACGAGAAACCACGTTCCTCATGATTAAACTCCCCTGTTACCTCAGCAATGTTGAACTGGGAAACCTGAAACGTGGATGAAAGCGATAGTAGACTCATGGGTTTGTTGTCCGCCATGATGTTCGAGACTTTATCGGGAATCCGCAGGACGTGGAGAGGAGGGAAGCTCCCAGTACTGCTCGACTGGTGTTGATCTTTGAGCTTTTTGTATGCTTCATTGAGAGCTCGTTCCTGACCATCCTTCTCACCGATCGCATACACCAAGGCTCCTTGGATTTGCTGTGCCAGTTGGATATTGGGCTGGAGCTGACTGTGATCAacagtcttggtgtttttggcCTCGACGATGAAGGTAGTTCCGTCTTCGTCGTAGACCATGTCCAGCTCTCGGTATTTGTTACCCTGCAAGGGAACAGTGATCATTTGCGAGCTTCCATTCAGACCCTCTCGCTTCTCTGAATCAGTAAGAGGTCTGGAGATCTGGTTGCCATGCATGATTTTATAATCCTGGACGAGCTTGTATGCCGTGAATATCTCATGGTACAAGCCTCTGTCAAGCTTGCCGCCCGAGCCAGATGAAAGGCCagcgttgaagatgtcaaTCATGACATTAATACGAGCCCGCGGGTCTTCTTCAATTGTAGGAACGCCAGGATAGACGATGGTTGAATTATGGCTCGACATGATGGACAGAAGATGAGAGGGCTTTGACTTGAGGCTGAAATGAGGGGCATTCGCTGCTCTTTATGTAGATTGTGCATAAATCTGGATGCATGTAAGACCAATCATGTCAGCGTCGCACTTCGAAGATGCATATTGCTGCCTGATCAGACAATTGCATGTCTCAATAGTGAGGCTAATGTGTAACTTAAATTGAGGCCTATAACTTTGAGCTTATAATCAACACATAAAATGTCTTGAGTACATTAAGTAATATTGGAAAAGAATGCGTATGAAATGGGTCTTATAAATAGTAGCCATACTTAAAGACTATATGTTCCAcgttataaataattaaaatctgGTATGATCCACAGCCCGGTATCCACGCTGAAGTTGAATGCCTCAAGTGCTGTGCTATGACGGATCGAGTTCTCAGACATATCTCTATGGCTAGGTTCTCCGTGAATATGGGCTAAAAGACCATTACCCCCCTCCGCTCTATGCGAGACCCGAGAAGGAGCGGATTGCGGGTATGAGTCTGTTTCAGATAGTGACTCTTGATATACGGCAAGGTAACGCATCTTAATCGCTTCCCAGCTCACGAGTGCGTCAGCATACCAATTCCGTAAATGCTCTGGAGC belongs to Fusarium musae strain F31 chromosome 9, whole genome shotgun sequence and includes:
- a CDS encoding hypothetical protein (EggNog:ENOG41) codes for the protein MSSHNSTIVYPGVPTIEEDPRARINVMIDIFNAGLSSGSGGKLDRGLYHEIFTAYKLVQDYKIMHGNQISRPLTDSEKREGLNGSSQMITVPLQGNKYRELDMVYDEDGTTFIVEAKNTKTVDHSQLQPNIQLAQQIQGALVYAIGEKDGQERALNEAYKKLKDQHQSSSTGSFPPLHVLRIPDKVSNIMADNKPMSLLSLSSTFQVSQFNIAEVTGEFNHEERGFSLFR